In Zobellia roscoffensis, the following are encoded in one genomic region:
- a CDS encoding C40 family peptidase produces the protein MQYGICPLSIVSVRVNADETSEMVSQLVYGEHFKVLDRRKAWSRIRIAFDKFEGWVSNHQMILISEEAYKNIESSDKVGYTSDLISFVETENSVLLPVILGSSTSNCAVLSHSFDGKCNGHKKDKSQLIQTALLYLNAPYLWGGKTPFGIDAAGFTQMVYKINGYRLLRKAAEQSTQGYALSFIEETEAGDLAFFDNNEGEIYHVGIIMENNYIIHVDGKVRIDRIDHTGIFNNETGSYTHKLRVIKQIA, from the coding sequence ATGCAATACGGAATTTGTCCCCTAAGTATAGTTTCCGTTCGTGTAAATGCCGATGAAACGTCCGAAATGGTCTCACAATTGGTATATGGCGAACATTTTAAAGTCCTGGACCGCAGAAAGGCATGGAGCCGCATACGCATTGCTTTTGACAAATTTGAAGGCTGGGTAAGTAATCACCAAATGATTCTGATTTCGGAGGAAGCTTATAAAAATATTGAGTCTTCGGATAAAGTAGGCTATACATCTGATCTTATTTCTTTTGTTGAAACAGAAAATTCAGTACTCTTACCCGTAATCCTAGGCTCCTCTACCAGCAACTGTGCGGTACTTTCCCACTCATTTGATGGTAAGTGTAACGGCCATAAAAAAGACAAGTCACAGCTTATACAGACCGCTTTATTATATCTTAATGCCCCTTATTTATGGGGAGGCAAGACGCCTTTTGGAATTGATGCCGCTGGCTTTACCCAAATGGTCTACAAGATAAACGGATACCGATTGCTTAGAAAAGCAGCAGAACAATCTACCCAAGGGTATGCATTAAGCTTTATTGAAGAAACCGAAGCCGGAGATCTTGCTTTTTTTGATAATAATGAAGGGGAAATATACCATGTTGGCATTATCATGGAGAACAACTACATCATTCATGTAGATGGAAAAGTACGTATTGACCGCATTGACCATACCGGAATCTTTAATAACGAAACAGGGAGCTACACCCACAAACTAAGAGTCATTAAACAGATTGCCTAA
- a CDS encoding acetyl-CoA C-acyltransferase, with translation MKNVVIVSATRTPIGSFMGALSSVPAPKLGATAIKAALDKVNLDPNLVEEVLMGNVVQAGTGQAPARQAAIFAGIPDSVPCTTINKVCASGMKAVMQAAQAIALGDISIAVAGGMENMSLIPHYVHMRNGQKFGPTTLEDGMQKDGLVDVYDQQAMGVCADACATEYKFSREDQDNFAIQSYNRSAKAWEEGKFNNEVTPVEVPQRRGEPIIVSEDEEFKNVKMDKIPALRPAFSKDGTVTAANASTINDGAAALVLMSADKAKELGIKPLATIRSYADAAQEPKWFTTAPAKALPKAIAKAGLSIDDIDFFEFNEAFSVVGLANMKILGLTDTNVNVNGGAVSLGHPLGCSGARILITLLNVLEQNNAKIGAAAICNGGGGASAIIVER, from the coding sequence ATGAAAAATGTAGTAATCGTATCTGCCACCAGAACTCCTATAGGAAGCTTTATGGGAGCCTTATCCTCTGTTCCGGCACCTAAACTGGGAGCCACAGCCATAAAAGCGGCACTTGACAAAGTAAATCTTGACCCAAATCTAGTTGAAGAAGTTCTAATGGGTAACGTTGTACAAGCAGGAACCGGACAGGCACCAGCTAGACAAGCTGCAATTTTTGCAGGCATACCAGACAGCGTTCCATGTACTACAATAAATAAAGTTTGTGCCTCTGGTATGAAAGCGGTTATGCAAGCCGCCCAAGCTATAGCATTGGGCGATATTTCAATTGCCGTTGCAGGTGGAATGGAAAACATGAGCCTTATTCCGCATTATGTTCATATGAGAAATGGTCAAAAATTTGGCCCAACCACCTTAGAGGACGGGATGCAAAAAGACGGATTAGTGGACGTCTACGACCAACAAGCCATGGGGGTTTGTGCAGACGCTTGTGCAACTGAATACAAGTTCTCTAGAGAAGACCAGGATAATTTTGCAATACAATCTTACAACCGATCTGCGAAAGCATGGGAAGAGGGGAAATTTAATAATGAGGTAACACCGGTTGAAGTACCTCAGCGGCGCGGAGAACCCATTATTGTTTCCGAAGATGAGGAATTCAAAAATGTAAAAATGGATAAAATTCCGGCGTTGCGACCAGCATTTTCTAAAGATGGTACCGTTACCGCAGCAAACGCTTCTACGATTAATGATGGTGCCGCTGCATTGGTATTAATGAGTGCGGACAAAGCAAAAGAACTAGGAATTAAGCCTTTAGCAACTATAAGAAGTTATGCAGATGCCGCGCAAGAACCTAAATGGTTTACTACGGCCCCTGCAAAAGCACTTCCAAAAGCAATTGCCAAGGCCGGCCTCTCAATAGACGATATAGACTTCTTTGAATTTAACGAAGCCTTTTCTGTAGTCGGTTTGGCCAATATGAAAATATTAGGACTTACAGATACCAATGTAAACGTAAATGGCGGTGCCGTATCCCTAGGACACCCGCTTGGCTGTTCAGGAGCACGTATCCTTATTACGCTCCTCAACGTTTTAGAACAGAATAATGCAAAAATAGGGGCTGCCGCAATATGTAATGGCGGAGGTGGCGCTTCTGCAATAATTGTAGAACGATAA
- a CDS encoding HD family phosphohydrolase — protein sequence MSNFLDKLFKNQSLLFKYFLYLVSVVCIVLFFPQGGKFKYEFQKGKPWQYENLYAPFDFSIQKSSDDIAKEKTELLNNQIDYFRFDSSVKDVVSEEYDQKFTTVFTGERFSASALEALDSSGKDILKQLYKNGVLAKTGKRAGKEEIYLVKDNQAESVSIHSLIQIQNLRSVLQQILQKKDLAIYAQEFQDLFLDIVKPNITYDKNLSEKALNDALSGISHTRGTVDEGKLIIAKGEVVEAENLNILNSLKTEYESELWTANNYYFILFGYTILVALVLMMLFLFLKKYRKDTFENNTKVTFIFFNILFMVFVTTMVVKYDEAFVFVVPICILPLVLKTFFDARLGLFVHVLTVLILGFVVPNSFEYIFLQIIVGIVTILTVSELYKRANLFISVGQITLIYVVGYLAFHIIHEGNLDNIQWFTLGLFFLNGMITLFVQPLIYVYEKVFGLVSDVSLLELSDTNSKLLKELSNKAPGTFHHSLQVANLAEAAANEIGANAMLVRVGALYHDIGKMNHPTYFTENQITNVNPHDELSPKDSGRIIINHVIDGIELARKNKLPDRVIDFIRCHHGTTFVYYFFKKQQELEEEVDESDFRYPGPIPFSKETAILMMADSVEAASKSLKNPTSSIIEEFVDKIVAGQMSAGQFLNANITFKEIEAIKKIFKQKLINIYHLRVEYPE from the coding sequence ATGAGCAATTTTTTGGATAAACTTTTTAAAAACCAATCGCTTCTATTTAAGTATTTTCTATACTTGGTATCGGTTGTTTGTATTGTTTTGTTCTTTCCGCAAGGAGGAAAGTTTAAATATGAGTTTCAAAAAGGAAAGCCATGGCAGTATGAAAACTTATATGCTCCTTTTGATTTTTCCATTCAGAAAAGTAGTGATGATATTGCTAAGGAAAAGACAGAGCTGCTCAATAATCAAATAGATTATTTTAGGTTTGATTCTTCCGTAAAAGATGTGGTCAGCGAGGAATATGACCAGAAATTCACCACAGTTTTTACAGGAGAAAGGTTTAGCGCAAGCGCACTAGAGGCTCTTGATTCTTCAGGAAAGGACATTCTTAAACAATTGTATAAGAATGGAGTTTTAGCTAAGACGGGCAAAAGAGCGGGAAAAGAAGAGATATATCTTGTAAAGGATAATCAAGCGGAGAGTGTATCTATACATAGCCTTATTCAGATTCAAAATTTAAGATCGGTATTGCAACAAATATTGCAGAAAAAAGACTTGGCCATCTACGCTCAAGAATTCCAAGACCTATTTCTAGATATTGTAAAACCTAATATTACATATGACAAGAACTTGTCGGAGAAAGCGTTAAACGATGCCCTCTCGGGTATATCCCATACTAGGGGCACGGTAGATGAAGGCAAGTTAATAATTGCTAAGGGAGAGGTAGTTGAGGCCGAAAACCTGAATATTTTAAATTCTCTTAAAACAGAATATGAGTCGGAATTATGGACCGCTAATAACTACTATTTTATATTATTCGGGTATACCATTCTGGTGGCATTAGTACTTATGATGCTTTTTCTTTTCCTTAAAAAATATAGGAAGGATACTTTTGAGAACAACACTAAGGTTACGTTCATTTTCTTCAATATCCTATTTATGGTATTCGTTACCACTATGGTGGTAAAATATGACGAAGCCTTTGTTTTTGTTGTGCCAATATGCATTTTACCCTTAGTGCTTAAAACATTTTTTGATGCTAGATTAGGACTTTTTGTACATGTACTTACTGTACTTATATTGGGTTTTGTAGTGCCCAATAGTTTTGAATATATCTTTTTACAGATAATAGTAGGTATTGTTACCATATTGACGGTCTCGGAATTATATAAGAGGGCGAATCTTTTTATCTCCGTAGGGCAAATTACGCTGATATATGTTGTTGGCTATTTGGCGTTTCATATTATACATGAAGGTAATTTAGATAACATACAGTGGTTTACATTAGGATTGTTCTTTTTAAATGGAATGATAACCCTGTTCGTACAACCATTAATATATGTGTATGAAAAAGTCTTTGGTCTGGTTTCGGACGTTTCTTTATTAGAGTTGTCCGATACGAACTCTAAGCTGTTAAAGGAACTATCTAACAAGGCACCTGGTACCTTTCATCATTCTTTACAGGTTGCGAACCTGGCCGAAGCCGCAGCTAATGAAATTGGAGCTAACGCTATGTTGGTTAGAGTAGGGGCTTTGTACCATGATATAGGCAAAATGAACCATCCAACTTATTTTACGGAGAACCAGATAACCAATGTGAATCCGCATGATGAATTATCCCCCAAAGACAGCGGAAGGATTATTATTAACCACGTGATTGATGGAATTGAACTAGCTAGAAAAAATAAATTACCAGATCGTGTAATTGATTTTATTAGATGCCACCATGGTACAACTTTCGTTTATTATTTTTTCAAAAAGCAACAAGAGTTGGAGGAAGAGGTTGATGAAAGTGATTTTAGATACCCAGGGCCCATACCCTTTTCAAAAGAGACAGCTATACTTATGATGGCAGATTCTGTAGAAGCAGCATCTAAAAGTTTAAAAAATCCAACATCTAGTATTATAGAAGAATTTGTGGATAAGATTGTGGCGGGACAAATGAGTGCTGGGCAGTTTTTAAATGCAAATATTACGTTTAAAGAGATAGAAGCAATAAAAAAGATTTTTAAACAGAAATTGATAAATATTTATCACTTGCGAGTGGAATATCCTGAATAG
- a CDS encoding type IV toxin-antitoxin system AbiEi family antitoxin domain-containing protein has protein sequence MDFRKMVKKYAEAPISRHLILGLLGDYKRPNDKISELLKSKALISLRRGLYITGPRMDLPTPEPFLIANHLRGPSYVSLESALSYWNMIPERAYEVSSVTLKTSKLYKTPVGRYSYRQLKTPYYSYGIKSIAYSPKQTVLVASPEKALCDKIVLTSKIYLRSIKQTREFLMEDLRMDSEQLKTLDTKVIELWIKNAPKKSSLKMLIKTLIEL, from the coding sequence ATGGATTTCAGAAAGATGGTCAAGAAATATGCCGAGGCTCCTATATCTAGACATTTGATCTTAGGATTACTCGGTGATTATAAGCGTCCAAATGATAAGATCAGTGAGCTACTTAAAAGCAAAGCTCTTATTTCACTTAGAAGGGGACTGTATATAACGGGACCTAGAATGGATTTACCGACACCTGAACCCTTTCTAATAGCGAACCACCTTAGAGGTCCAAGTTATGTGTCATTAGAGTCTGCATTATCCTATTGGAACATGATACCGGAAAGAGCTTATGAGGTCAGTTCAGTGACCCTAAAAACATCGAAGTTGTATAAAACTCCTGTTGGACGATACAGTTACCGACAATTAAAGACTCCTTATTATTCGTATGGAATAAAGAGCATAGCCTATTCACCTAAGCAAACCGTATTGGTTGCCTCACCTGAAAAAGCTTTATGTGATAAAATTGTACTTACCTCCAAAATTTATCTTAGGAGCATTAAACAAACCCGTGAGTTTTTAATGGAGGATCTTCGTATGGATAGTGAGCAATTAAAAACATTGGATACGAAAGTTATAGAACTATGGATTAAAAATGCACCTAAAAAAAGTAGTTTAAAAATGCTTATCAAAACGTTGATAGAATTATGA
- a CDS encoding nucleotidyl transferase AbiEii/AbiGii toxin family protein, whose translation MIKEWIAEYNPKNEEEILAALREIMQEITLAGLSRTDFFEKAAFYGGTALRIFYGLDRYSEDLDFSLLEPDLNFSIEPYFGAILDEFQSLGLSVSIKEKKKTKQTAIDSAFLKAETIWQEIELVDIIQETGVRSNKTLKIKIEVDRQPPVHFSTEEKLLLRPFSFYVKCFTKSSLFAGKMHALLFRKWKNRVKGRDWYDLEWYIKKGIPLDVNHFLTRAIDTNDWEDKGISNEQIIELLEAKISSVSFSSIKEDIVRFIPNDDVLRIWSPAYFKDLIEKIKFENP comes from the coding sequence ATGATAAAAGAGTGGATAGCCGAGTATAATCCTAAGAATGAGGAAGAGATATTAGCTGCATTACGAGAAATAATGCAGGAAATAACTTTAGCGGGTTTATCAAGAACCGACTTTTTTGAGAAGGCTGCTTTTTATGGAGGAACGGCGCTCCGGATTTTTTATGGATTGGATCGCTATTCGGAAGATTTGGACTTTTCCTTACTCGAACCTGATCTAAACTTTTCAATCGAGCCGTATTTCGGAGCCATATTGGATGAATTTCAGTCATTAGGACTGAGCGTTAGTATCAAGGAAAAGAAAAAAACGAAACAAACCGCTATTGATTCTGCTTTTCTCAAAGCTGAAACTATATGGCAAGAAATAGAACTGGTCGACATCATCCAAGAAACCGGTGTACGTTCTAACAAGACCTTGAAAATAAAAATAGAAGTTGATCGACAACCTCCGGTTCATTTCAGCACCGAAGAAAAGTTATTGCTCCGTCCATTTTCTTTTTATGTGAAATGTTTTACCAAATCAAGTTTGTTTGCAGGTAAAATGCATGCACTGCTTTTTAGAAAGTGGAAAAATAGGGTCAAAGGTAGAGATTGGTACGACTTGGAATGGTATATCAAAAAAGGAATCCCGTTGGATGTAAATCATTTTCTGACCAGGGCAATAGACACAAACGATTGGGAAGATAAAGGTATTTCCAATGAACAGATTATCGAGTTATTGGAAGCCAAGATTTCGTCCGTTTCTTTTAGCAGTATTAAAGAAGATATTGTTCGTTTTATTCCAAATGATGATGTTTTACGGATTTGGAGCCCAGCATATTTTAAGGATTTGATAGAGAAAATTAAATTTGAAAATCCTTGA
- the mobB gene encoding MobB family relaxase has protein sequence MYITITAQKTDGNYAQSAVDFVNYLEKENVGKNTDDLEHFFDQYEEGILRQEVISAIDGNTAKLKKSEPKFYSITLNPSERELKTIQSSQEALKRYIREVMKAYASSFNREINGRPVTIDDIKYYAKIEHQRTFKGSDKQIIENQPYATQILQLKQEIRRIEHGELRGNISKLQQRIEQLEQEAPHQINGIRIVRGTSKPGPQSHIHIIVSRKDASNRYSLSPGSKYRASEVLMNGKKVKRGFDRDAFYKSAEKTFDKMFGHKRNYVETYRARKTFLKNPKLYFSTITKLPTNERTLAFQLLQRSGVDTALLTIPTNKLQLAMKAIHILKKGVGKAIESASIGI, from the coding sequence ATGTATATCACGATCACCGCCCAGAAAACTGACGGAAACTACGCCCAGAGCGCAGTCGACTTCGTCAACTACCTTGAAAAGGAAAACGTAGGAAAAAACACGGACGACCTAGAACACTTTTTTGACCAGTACGAAGAGGGAATATTGAGGCAAGAGGTAATAAGCGCCATAGATGGGAACACCGCCAAACTTAAAAAGTCCGAACCTAAGTTCTATTCCATTACCCTAAATCCCAGCGAAAGGGAACTGAAGACCATACAAAGTTCGCAAGAAGCGCTAAAGCGATACATCAGGGAGGTAATGAAGGCCTATGCGTCATCGTTCAACAGGGAAATCAACGGCAGGCCCGTGACCATAGATGATATCAAATATTACGCTAAGATCGAGCACCAACGTACATTTAAGGGCAGTGATAAACAGATTATCGAAAACCAACCCTATGCTACCCAAATACTTCAATTAAAACAAGAAATACGACGTATCGAGCATGGGGAACTGCGCGGGAACATCTCGAAACTACAACAGCGGATCGAGCAATTGGAACAGGAAGCACCACACCAAATCAACGGTATTCGCATCGTGCGGGGCACGTCAAAGCCGGGACCACAGAGCCATATCCATATCATCGTCAGCCGAAAGGATGCCTCCAATCGCTACAGTCTTTCTCCAGGAAGCAAATACAGGGCTTCCGAGGTTCTGATGAACGGCAAGAAGGTGAAACGAGGTTTTGATAGGGACGCTTTTTATAAAAGCGCGGAAAAGACCTTCGATAAAATGTTCGGTCACAAACGAAACTATGTAGAAACCTACCGGGCAAGAAAAACCTTTCTAAAAAATCCGAAGCTGTATTTTTCTACGATTACAAAACTTCCCACCAATGAGAGGACCTTGGCGTTTCAGCTGTTGCAAAGATCCGGGGTCGATACGGCTCTGTTGACTATCCCCACCAACAAGCTGCAACTGGCCATGAAGGCGATACATATTTTGAAAAAGGGCGTTGGCAAGGCTATTGAATCCGCCTCCATTGGGATATGA
- a CDS encoding BfmA/BtgA family mobilization protein, giving the protein MARRFRAFSKLVSDSHTHTLEAIMNFFERNDLSPNDDLGIKNNRTNKRINALIAILKNIEKHQTLPTKTMLDTLFHEIANQEDQEGKEENFVFETSEPFSRDTEMEHYRNRYEEIQQHLGNYKNRMQELLERMTYVKGTFGRGYYKLNMDENEFERLKNEL; this is encoded by the coding sequence GTGGCCCGGCGATTTCGGGCCTTTTCCAAATTGGTATCCGACTCCCATACCCACACCCTGGAAGCCATTATGAACTTTTTCGAGCGCAACGACCTTTCGCCCAATGATGACCTAGGTATAAAGAACAACAGGACCAACAAGCGCATCAATGCCCTTATTGCCATCCTTAAAAATATCGAGAAGCACCAGACCTTGCCTACCAAAACAATGCTCGATACCTTATTCCACGAAATCGCTAATCAGGAAGACCAAGAAGGAAAGGAAGAAAATTTTGTTTTTGAAACTTCAGAACCGTTCTCCAGGGATACCGAAATGGAACACTACCGGAATCGATACGAGGAAATACAGCAACATCTGGGCAACTACAAAAACCGGATGCAGGAGCTCTTGGAAAGAATGACCTACGTAAAGGGAACCTTCGGCAGGGGCTATTATAAACTGAATATGGACGAAAACGAGTTTGAACGATTAAAAAATGAACTGTAA
- a CDS encoding JAB domain-containing protein has product MKTQVNEIQVSYHENTGIFEAIPMKSSQDVAKLLYENWDTDTIGLRETFKVLLLNHSNKVKGIYPLSVGGITGTMVDLRILFALILKTLSTTVILAHNHPSGKLRPSEADKAVTLKISKAARLFDITILDHLIIAPNGGYYSFKDNGLL; this is encoded by the coding sequence ATGAAAACACAGGTCAATGAAATACAGGTAAGCTATCATGAAAATACAGGCATTTTTGAAGCAATACCCATGAAAAGCTCCCAAGATGTGGCAAAATTGCTATATGAAAACTGGGATACCGACACCATAGGATTAAGGGAAACCTTCAAAGTACTCTTGTTAAACCATTCCAATAAGGTGAAAGGAATCTATCCCTTGTCGGTCGGCGGGATTACGGGGACCATGGTCGACCTACGGATATTGTTCGCCCTGATACTCAAAACATTGTCCACGACCGTCATTTTGGCCCACAACCACCCGTCGGGAAAACTAAGGCCCAGTGAAGCGGACAAAGCCGTGACCCTTAAAATCTCCAAAGCGGCACGCCTTTTTGATATCACGATTTTGGACCATTTGATTATCGCACCCAACGGAGGGTATTACAGCTTTAAGGACAACGGACTGCTATGA
- a CDS encoding single-stranded DNA-binding protein, with protein sequence MSTIRNHVQLIGNVGQEPTITNLESGKKVARFSLATNVHYKDAKGDKKTDTDWHTIVSWGKTAEIIEKYVQKGKEVGVAGKLKTRTYTTDDGNQRYVTEVVADEILLLGNR encoded by the coding sequence ATGAGTACTATCAGAAATCACGTACAGTTGATCGGAAACGTCGGGCAAGAACCGACCATTACCAACCTTGAAAGCGGCAAAAAGGTCGCCCGCTTTTCACTCGCCACAAATGTCCATTATAAAGATGCCAAGGGCGATAAAAAAACGGACACCGATTGGCACACCATTGTGTCTTGGGGCAAGACCGCCGAAATCATAGAAAAATATGTCCAGAAAGGCAAAGAGGTCGGGGTGGCAGGCAAACTGAAGACCCGTACCTATACCACGGACGATGGCAACCAACGTTATGTTACCGAAGTGGTAGCGGATGAAATCCTTCTATTGGGAAATAGGTAA